The window ATCGTTCATCCCGTCGCCTGCCCCGCCGAACCCGACCTGACCACCTAAGCTTCTGGTCAGCGAGCGCAAGGAATTTTCCACCGCAGAACAACTTTTCATAAAGACGCGACGAGGTTTATCTCCATGGCACTGACACGCGAACAGCAAATTGCAGCCCTTGAAAAAGACTGGGCTGAAAACCCGCGCTGGAAAGGCGTGACTCGCACTTATTCCGCTGCTGACGTCGTCCGTCTGCGTGGCTCGGTTCAACCTGAGCACACCTTTGCGAAAATGGGCGCCGAGAAGCTGTGGAACCTGGTCACCCAGGGTGCCAAGCCGTCCTTCCGCCCAGAGAAAGATTTCGTCAACTGCATGGGCGCCCTGACCGGCGGCCAGGCTGTTCAACAGGTCAAGGCCGGTATCCAGGCAATCTACCTGTCGGGCTGGCAGGTTGCTGCGGACAACAACTCCGCAGAATCGATGTACCCGGACCAGTCGCTGTACCCGGTGGACTCGGTGCCAACCGTGGTCAAGCGCATCAACAACTCGTTCCGTCGTGCTGACCAGATCCAGTGGAAAGCCGGCAAGAACCCTGGCGACGACGGCTACATCGACTACTTCGCGCCAATCGTGGCTGACGCTGAAGCCGGTTTCGGCGGCGTTCTGAACGCCTATGAGCTGATGAAAAGCATGATCGAAGCAGGCGCCGCCGGCGTTCACTTCGAAGACCAACTGGCTTCCGTGAAGAAGTGCGGTCACATGGGCGGTAAAGTACTGGTGCCTACTCAGGAAGCCGTGCAGAAACTGACCGCTGCTCGCTTGGCTGCAGACGTTGCCGGTACGCCGACCATCATTCTGGCCCGCACCGACGCCAACGCGGCTGACCTGCTGACTTCCGATTGCGACCCGTACGACCAGCCGTTCGTGACTGGCGAGCGCACTCAGGAAGGTTTCTACAAGGTTCGTGCCGGTCTGGATCAAGCGATCGCTCGTGGCCTGGCTTACGCGCCGTACGCCGACCTGATCTGGTGCGAAACCGCCAAGCCGGATCTGGACGAGGCTCGTCGCTTCGCTGAAGCGATCAAAAAGGAATACCCGGACCAACTGCTGTCGTACAACTGCTCGCCTTCCTTCAACTGGAAGAAAAACCTGGACGACGCGACCATCGCCAAGTTCCAGCGCGAACTGTCCGCCATGGGCTACAAGCACCAGTTCATCACCCTGGCCGGCATTCACAACATGTGGCACAGCATGTTCAACCTGGCGCACGACTACGCCCGCAACGACATGACTGCCTACGTGAAGCTGCAAGAGCAGGAATTTGCTGACGCTGCCAAGGGTTACACCTTCGTGGCTCACCAGCAGGAAGTGGGCACCGGCTACTTCGACGACATGACCACCGTGATTCAGGGTGGCTCGTCCTCGGTAACCGCACTGACCGGTTCGACTGAAGAAGAACAGTTCCACTGATTCTGCTTCGCCTGAGCAAACGGCCTTTGCGGATCGTATAGAAAGCTAACCGCAGAGCCGCAAAACTGACGCCCCGACTGGTTCGGGGCGTTTTTTTTTGCCCACGTTTTCTCAGACACCTGAAGAACCCTGTGGGAGCGGGCTTGCCCGCGATGGCGGCTCAGCTTCAACACATGAGCAAACTGATACACCGCTATCGCGGGCAAGCCCGCTCCCACAGGTACAGTGTCAGACCTTTCTGAAAAAACATTGATCCAGAGCGCTATAGACGTCAGAAAAATCAGCTAAAACTGGGACCACCGCTACTTGCAGTAACAGGCATATAAGACAACTTCCTGATTACTGCACCGCTAAACAGTTACAAAACCACCTCAAACGATATTAATTATCATTTAGCCACAACTATGTTCGTTACATTTCCCACAAAACATAATTCACGCAAAACCGGCTAATGCCCGCAACGCATGGGCTGCAGGGCATCGGAGGTGCGCTATGTCCTTATTCCAATAAATAATTTCGCTATAGGAATTTTACTTGCCGGGTGTTTAGCCATAAAATCAGCGCGATTGATTGCTGCGACATATCGTCACTGCCTTATTTCTTTATCA of the Pseudomonas sp. Seg1 genome contains:
- the aceA gene encoding isocitrate lyase, which codes for MALTREQQIAALEKDWAENPRWKGVTRTYSAADVVRLRGSVQPEHTFAKMGAEKLWNLVTQGAKPSFRPEKDFVNCMGALTGGQAVQQVKAGIQAIYLSGWQVAADNNSAESMYPDQSLYPVDSVPTVVKRINNSFRRADQIQWKAGKNPGDDGYIDYFAPIVADAEAGFGGVLNAYELMKSMIEAGAAGVHFEDQLASVKKCGHMGGKVLVPTQEAVQKLTAARLAADVAGTPTIILARTDANAADLLTSDCDPYDQPFVTGERTQEGFYKVRAGLDQAIARGLAYAPYADLIWCETAKPDLDEARRFAEAIKKEYPDQLLSYNCSPSFNWKKNLDDATIAKFQRELSAMGYKHQFITLAGIHNMWHSMFNLAHDYARNDMTAYVKLQEQEFADAAKGYTFVAHQQEVGTGYFDDMTTVIQGGSSSVTALTGSTEEEQFH